A DNA window from bacterium contains the following coding sequences:
- a CDS encoding TetR family transcriptional regulator — MSDRENMRDRIKQAAAEVFSERGFDGARMQEIADRAGANKAMIYYYFNSKEALFTAIFSENFTNLLKLFSSILQVEAIDPKVVIPQLVHLHLDFLNRHPELPRMIVREIHSGNPVVEKLVRSNFRRFSGPLQALRDEIPAAIRNGRLRKVDPLQTVWNLVALNIFVFIVQPILAAAFPEAFSDKARMLAEREKAIVDLMLYGLIPRQEE; from the coding sequence ATGAGCGACCGGGAAAATATGCGTGACCGGATCAAGCAGGCGGCCGCGGAAGTCTTCTCCGAGCGGGGTTTTGACGGGGCGCGTATGCAGGAAATTGCGGATCGCGCCGGCGCCAACAAGGCGATGATCTATTACTATTTCAACTCCAAGGAGGCGCTCTTCACCGCCATTTTTTCGGAAAACTTTACTAATCTTTTAAAACTGTTCAGCTCCATCCTCCAAGTTGAGGCGATCGATCCCAAGGTGGTGATCCCGCAACTGGTCCATCTGCACCTGGACTTTCTCAACCGGCATCCCGAGCTGCCGAGGATGATTGTCCGCGAGATTCACAGCGGCAACCCGGTGGTCGAGAAGCTGGTGCGGAGCAATTTCCGCCGCTTCAGCGGACCGTTGCAGGCCCTCAGGGACGAAATACCGGCAGCGATCCGAAACGGGCGACTCCGCAAGGTCGATCCGCTGCAAACGGTCTGGAATCTTGTAGCGCTCAATATTTTTGTCTTCATTGTGCAGCCGATCCTCGCAGCCGCCTTTCCCGAGGCCTTCTCCGACAAAGCCCGGATGCTGGCGGAGCGGGAGAAGGCCATCGTGGACCTCATGCTCTACGGTTTGATTCCGCGTCAGGAGGAGTGA
- a CDS encoding TolC family protein, with protein MSSPSWIPRRFPILSLLLLALGGAAAAQQSLPECVHAALSNNPGLKVAESEAGIAAADADQAKAARLPSLDFSGSYRRQSTIPELHFDAPLFQQFFPKGGIKLGSLDNSDLRLTLSQPLFTGFRLSGSRRAAEAMAGAKESELKRQRGELIFRVESAYAALLQAQKGAEIARSAREQIAAHLRDVEVMVEQGLARRDERLRVEVKASEADLALLQAENGVALAAAALENLLAAPLPAGTGLTAMGPGHIEPGTLEASLQLAAANREELASLARAHQAADAGRKIARGGRLPALAGFASYGYGKPGLDMIRNEWMDYWLVGVGAEWNLWNGGRTVSRIEQAELRLKGIAESERQLREAIALDVKQAHLRLNEASKRLEVAGRMAEQARASFAVTEKQYQQGQASNTDYFDAQSELTRALLQQSGAEIESDLARANWRRAVGLGEKEYSQF; from the coding sequence ATGTCATCTCCATCATGGATTCCCAGGCGATTTCCCATCCTCAGTCTGTTGCTGCTGGCGCTGGGAGGGGCGGCGGCAGCGCAGCAGAGTCTGCCGGAGTGTGTGCATGCAGCCCTCTCCAATAATCCGGGTTTGAAGGTGGCCGAAAGCGAGGCGGGGATCGCCGCTGCGGATGCCGACCAGGCGAAGGCGGCTCGGCTGCCTTCCCTCGATTTCAGCGGCAGCTATCGCCGCCAGAGCACCATCCCCGAACTGCATTTCGATGCGCCGCTGTTCCAGCAGTTCTTCCCGAAGGGTGGGATCAAGCTGGGTTCGCTGGACAACTCGGACCTGCGGTTGACGCTGAGTCAGCCCCTTTTCACCGGGTTCCGGCTAAGCGGCTCCAGGAGGGCCGCCGAGGCGATGGCCGGCGCCAAGGAGAGTGAACTCAAGCGTCAGCGTGGCGAGTTGATTTTCCGGGTTGAATCGGCCTATGCCGCCCTGCTGCAGGCGCAAAAGGGGGCGGAGATCGCCCGCAGCGCCCGCGAGCAGATCGCCGCTCATCTGCGTGACGTCGAGGTGATGGTCGAACAGGGGCTGGCCCGCCGCGACGAGCGGCTGCGCGTTGAGGTCAAGGCCTCGGAAGCCGATCTGGCGCTGCTGCAGGCCGAAAACGGCGTCGCTTTGGCGGCGGCCGCACTCGAGAACCTCCTGGCGGCTCCCCTGCCGGCTGGAACCGGCCTGACGGCGATGGGCCCCGGCCATATCGAACCGGGCACGCTTGAGGCGTCACTGCAACTGGCCGCAGCCAACCGGGAAGAACTGGCGAGCCTGGCCAGGGCCCATCAGGCTGCCGATGCCGGCCGCAAGATAGCCAGGGGAGGGCGTCTTCCCGCACTCGCCGGTTTTGCCAGCTACGGTTATGGCAAACCCGGCCTCGACATGATCCGCAATGAGTGGATGGACTACTGGCTGGTCGGAGTCGGCGCCGAATGGAATCTTTGGAACGGCGGGCGGACGGTCTCCAGGATCGAGCAGGCCGAACTGCGGCTGAAGGGGATCGCCGAGAGCGAGCGCCAGCTGCGGGAGGCGATCGCGCTCGATGTCAAGCAGGCTCATCTGCGCCTCAATGAGGCGTCCAAACGGCTGGAGGTGGCTGGACGGATGGCCGAACAGGCGCGGGCCAGCTTCGCGGTGACCGAGAAGCAGTATCAGCAGGGTCAGGCGTCGAACACCGATTACTTTGATGCACAATCCGAGCTGACCCGGGCCCTGCTGCAGCAGAGCGGTGCGGAGATCGAATCGGATCTGGCGCGCGCCAACTGGCGCCGCGCTGTGGGCCTCGGCGAAAAGGAGTACTCTCAATTCTGA
- a CDS encoding efflux RND transporter periplasmic adaptor subunit produces MKVLSQVVFVIAVLMLFSGCGKKESGVITGSGTLEATEVLVSAKSGGTLTALLVDEGASVLAGQLIAAIDSEKIVLQQQQALAALEELRLNRINASRLTRTAGENLDNLTRKSQRIAVLLEDGSATQQQFDDLETARKAAEAQFENGRTSLAALDAKEAQLKAQIGLIGSQLRDSRVTAPISGVVIDTYMEAGEVARPLAPVVTLADLTRMYVRIYLKDKDITRIRLNGPAQLTLSGYPGKTFPGRIVWIADKAEFTPKNVQTREARSDLVYAVKVAVDNPDGILKIGMPADVTLL; encoded by the coding sequence ATGAAAGTCTTATCCCAGGTCGTGTTCGTCATCGCCGTTCTGATGCTCTTCAGCGGCTGCGGCAAAAAGGAGAGCGGCGTCATCACCGGCTCGGGAACGCTGGAGGCGACCGAGGTCCTGGTCAGCGCCAAATCGGGCGGCACTCTGACCGCCCTGCTGGTCGACGAGGGGGCATCGGTCTTAGCCGGGCAGCTCATCGCCGCCATCGACAGCGAAAAGATCGTCCTGCAGCAACAGCAGGCTCTGGCCGCGCTGGAGGAACTGCGGCTCAACCGCATCAACGCCTCTCGCCTCACCCGCACCGCCGGAGAGAACCTCGACAACCTCACCCGGAAGAGCCAGCGCATCGCAGTGCTGCTCGAGGATGGCAGTGCAACACAGCAGCAGTTCGATGATCTCGAGACCGCGCGCAAGGCGGCCGAGGCGCAATTCGAGAACGGGCGTACCAGTCTGGCCGCTCTCGACGCCAAGGAAGCGCAGCTCAAGGCGCAGATCGGGCTCATCGGCAGCCAGTTGCGCGACAGCCGCGTGACCGCGCCGATCAGCGGCGTCGTCATCGACACCTATATGGAAGCGGGCGAGGTGGCACGCCCGCTTGCGCCGGTGGTCACCCTGGCCGACCTGACGCGGATGTACGTCCGTATTTACCTCAAGGATAAGGATATCACGCGCATCCGGCTCAACGGCCCGGCGCAGCTCACCCTCTCCGGCTATCCCGGCAAGACCTTCCCCGGCCGGATCGTCTGGATCGCCGACAAGGCCGAGTTCACGCCCAAGAATGTGCAGACGCGCGAGGCGCGCTCCGATCTGGTCTATGCGGTCAAGGTGGCGGTGGACAACCCCGACGGCATCCTCAAAATCGGCATGCCAGCCGACGTGACCCTGCTCTGA
- a CDS encoding ABC transporter ATP-binding protein, which produces MAYDIQVSGLRKSFGAVTALDRLGLTVQPGEMLGLIGPDGAGKTTTLRILCGLLFADAGDVRVGGLDPRRAPREVRRFLGYMPQRFSLYPDLTVAENLRFFADLFQVPKGERERRMTELLHFSRLAPFTSRLAARLSGGMKQKLALSCTLIHTPRILMLDEPTTGVDPVSRREFWEILGTLNQEGVTILVTTPYMDEAARCDRVAFIHKGRLLTVERPEAIPGLYTKKLFEVVTPDNLVAARLLRASGAFTRVQVFGDRIHLSASGDDETLQHQVTALLEAAGIRADSVAPIAAGIEDVFVELLK; this is translated from the coding sequence ATGGCGTACGATATTCAAGTCTCCGGCCTGCGCAAGTCCTTCGGCGCGGTGACGGCCCTGGACCGACTCGGCCTGACCGTCCAGCCGGGGGAGATGCTCGGCCTGATCGGGCCCGACGGCGCCGGCAAGACCACCACTCTGCGCATCCTTTGCGGTCTACTCTTCGCCGACGCCGGCGACGTCCGCGTCGGCGGCCTTGACCCGCGCCGGGCGCCCCGCGAGGTGCGTCGCTTCCTCGGCTATATGCCGCAGCGCTTCTCGCTCTACCCGGATCTTACAGTTGCGGAAAACCTGCGCTTTTTCGCGGATCTCTTCCAGGTGCCCAAGGGAGAGCGCGAACGCCGCATGACCGAGCTACTGCACTTCAGCCGGCTCGCTCCCTTCACCAGCCGTCTCGCCGCCCGTCTCTCGGGGGGAATGAAACAAAAGCTCGCCCTCTCCTGCACCCTGATCCACACGCCCAGGATCCTGATGCTGGACGAGCCGACCACGGGCGTCGACCCGGTCTCCCGGCGGGAGTTCTGGGAGATCCTCGGCACCCTGAACCAGGAGGGTGTGACCATTCTCGTGACCACTCCGTACATGGATGAAGCGGCGCGCTGCGACCGGGTGGCGTTTATTCACAAGGGGCGGCTGCTCACCGTCGAGCGCCCGGAGGCCATCCCGGGGCTCTACACCAAGAAACTCTTCGAGGTGGTCACGCCGGATAATCTCGTGGCGGCGCGCCTCTTACGCGCCAGCGGGGCTTTCACAAGGGTCCAGGTCTTCGGCGACCGGATTCACCTCAGCGCCTCGGGGGATGACGAAACCTTGCAGCATCAGGTGACCGCGTTGCTGGAGGCGGCCGGCATCCGCGCCGATTCGGTCGCCCCGATTGCGGCGGGGATTGAGGACGTGTTTGTCGAATTGCTAAAGTGA
- a CDS encoding ABC transporter ATP-binding protein, with protein MTEAYSVQVEGISRRFGDFVAVDGISFKVREGEIFGFLGANGAGKTTTIRMLCGLLLPSSGRATVAGYDIYSETAQIKATIGYMSQKFSLYDDLTVAQNLDFYGGIYGLSREELGRAITSAIATTDLKQHLGKLTRDIPTGWKQRLALTCAILHEPRILFLDEPTGGVDPISRREFWGLIYDLSERGTTVFVTTHYMDEAEYCNRLSIMHDGRIIALGSPRELKERYRKSTIEALFIDLVRQESRKAETV; from the coding sequence ATGACAGAAGCGTACTCCGTTCAGGTGGAGGGGATTTCGCGCCGTTTCGGCGATTTTGTTGCCGTCGACGGCATCAGCTTCAAGGTGCGCGAGGGCGAGATCTTTGGCTTCCTCGGCGCCAATGGCGCGGGCAAGACCACGACCATCCGTATGCTCTGCGGGCTGCTGCTGCCCTCCTCCGGCAGGGCCACGGTCGCGGGTTATGACATTTACTCGGAGACGGCGCAGATCAAGGCTACCATCGGTTACATGTCACAGAAATTCTCGCTCTACGACGATCTGACCGTCGCGCAGAACCTCGATTTCTACGGCGGGATCTACGGCCTCTCGCGGGAGGAACTCGGCCGGGCCATCACCTCCGCCATCGCCACGACCGATCTAAAGCAGCATCTGGGCAAGCTGACCCGCGATATTCCCACCGGCTGGAAGCAGCGTCTGGCCCTGACCTGTGCCATCCTCCACGAGCCCAGGATCCTCTTTCTCGACGAGCCCACCGGGGGTGTCGATCCGATCTCACGGCGGGAGTTTTGGGGGCTGATTTATGATCTGTCCGAAAGGGGGACCACTGTCTTCGTCACAACCCACTATATGGACGAGGCCGAATACTGCAACCGGCTGTCGATCATGCATGACGGCCGGATTATCGCCCTGGGCTCGCCGCGTGAGCTCAAGGAGCGCTACCGCAAATCGACCATCGAGGCGCTTTTTATCGATCTAGTGCGGCAAGAAAGCCGCAAAGCGGAGACCGTATGA
- a CDS encoding ABC transporter permease, giving the protein MRARILAIVRKELLHILRDPRSLVIIFLLPILMVLLYGHAITFDIRDIRLGLLDEDKSPAARDLVEGLISSNYFQLSGILERREAIEEAFLHRRMIAVLIIPRGFGASYGSRPLSEVQVILDGSNANTATVAMNYIRAYFVNRSLQANALVLQPPIELQPRVWYNPDLKSVNFIVPGLVAIIMMLICALLTSVTVARERETGTMEQILVSPVRALEIIAGKTLPYILLAFLAGLLVILFAWIWFGVPFRGEPLWLLFYALIFIYTCLSLGIFISARVPNQQLALMFAMVSTFLPSILLSGFIFPVASMPRLLQYLSYIVPAKYFLVIIRGLMLKGVEGAQLWQPALFLLAFGTVLILISVKRFKINLEE; this is encoded by the coding sequence ATGAGGGCGCGCATCCTGGCGATCGTCCGCAAGGAATTACTCCACATTTTGCGCGATCCGCGTAGCCTGGTCATCATCTTCCTTCTCCCGATCCTGATGGTGCTGCTCTATGGTCACGCGATCACCTTCGACATCCGCGACATCCGGCTGGGGCTGCTCGATGAGGACAAGAGCCCGGCAGCGCGTGATCTGGTGGAGGGTTTGATCAGTTCGAATTATTTTCAGTTGAGCGGCATCCTCGAACGCCGCGAAGCGATCGAGGAGGCCTTTCTCCACCGCCGGATGATTGCGGTGCTAATCATTCCGCGGGGATTTGGTGCCTCCTACGGGAGCCGGCCGCTGAGCGAGGTGCAGGTGATTCTCGACGGCTCCAACGCCAACACCGCGACCGTGGCGATGAATTATATTCGGGCCTATTTCGTCAACCGCTCACTGCAGGCCAATGCCCTGGTGCTGCAGCCGCCGATTGAGCTGCAGCCGCGTGTCTGGTACAATCCCGATCTCAAGAGCGTCAATTTTATCGTCCCCGGCTTGGTGGCGATCATCATGATGCTGATCTGCGCCCTGCTCACCTCGGTGACGGTGGCACGTGAACGCGAGACCGGGACGATGGAGCAGATCCTGGTTTCGCCGGTGCGCGCCCTGGAGATTATCGCCGGGAAAACCCTGCCGTACATCCTCCTGGCCTTTCTCGCCGGGTTGCTGGTGATTCTCTTCGCCTGGATCTGGTTCGGGGTCCCCTTCCGCGGCGAACCCCTGTGGCTGCTCTTCTATGCCCTGATCTTCATCTACACCTGTTTGAGCCTGGGGATTTTTATCTCAGCGCGCGTGCCCAATCAGCAGCTGGCCCTGATGTTCGCGATGGTCTCGACCTTTCTCCCCTCGATCCTGCTTTCGGGTTTTATCTTTCCGGTCGCCTCGATGCCGAGGCTGCTGCAATACCTCAGCTATATTGTCCCGGCCAAATACTTTCTCGTTATCATCCGCGGCCTCATGCTTAAGGGGGTGGAGGGCGCCCAGCTCTGGCAGCCGGCCCTCTTTTTGCTGGCTTTCGGGACCGTGCTGATCCTGATCAGCGTCAAGCGCTTCAAGATCAATCTGGAGGAGTAG
- a CDS encoding ABC transporter permease: MIKILHIIKKEFIQIRRDRSMLGILFVVPVVQLLLLGFVISSEVRNIRTVICDLDNSSASRRIVEHIRQSGYFNVAYYDPRPGRMQAYLDRGRAAVAVVIPEDFNARLQRGERTALQVLVDGQDSNTSTIALGYINGILQRDLTDQIEARLQTSEVAAEVHLVSPNLRVWYNEELKNSDYMVPGIVVFLLTMVTTLVSAMGLVREREIGTMEQLLVAPIKKHELLIGKLVPFAVLGLIELAFGLTVARIVYTIPLAGHLGLLILFALIYLFTTLGLGLFISASSATQQQAMFLTLFFLMFFLLMSGFLFPIENMPRVMQMISLVNPMRYFVLVVRELLIKGAGLHHLYTQGLALLVFGAVIFSFAVLRFQSRVK; encoded by the coding sequence GTGATCAAGATCCTGCATATCATCAAGAAGGAGTTTATCCAGATCCGCCGCGACCGCAGCATGCTGGGCATCCTGTTTGTGGTACCGGTGGTGCAACTGTTGCTGCTCGGTTTCGTCATCTCCAGCGAGGTTCGCAACATCAGGACCGTCATTTGCGATCTCGATAATTCATCCGCGAGCCGTCGGATCGTCGAGCATATCCGTCAGTCGGGATATTTTAATGTGGCCTATTACGACCCGAGGCCGGGCCGAATGCAGGCGTACCTGGACCGCGGCCGTGCTGCGGTGGCGGTGGTAATTCCTGAGGATTTCAACGCCCGGCTGCAGCGGGGCGAGCGTACCGCCCTGCAAGTGCTGGTCGATGGCCAGGATTCCAACACCTCGACCATTGCCCTAGGGTACATCAACGGCATTCTGCAGCGTGATCTGACCGACCAGATCGAGGCGCGGTTGCAAACGAGCGAGGTTGCCGCGGAGGTTCATCTTGTCTCCCCCAATCTGCGCGTCTGGTACAACGAGGAACTCAAGAATTCGGACTATATGGTGCCGGGGATTGTGGTTTTTCTCCTCACCATGGTCACGACGCTGGTGAGCGCGATGGGGCTGGTGCGCGAGCGCGAGATCGGCACGATGGAGCAGCTGCTGGTGGCGCCCATCAAGAAGCACGAGCTGCTGATCGGCAAGCTGGTGCCCTTTGCGGTGCTCGGTCTGATCGAGCTGGCTTTCGGGCTGACAGTCGCGCGCATCGTTTATACGATTCCGCTGGCTGGACATCTCGGTTTGCTGATACTCTTCGCCCTGATTTATCTCTTCACCACCCTTGGACTGGGGTTGTTCATCTCCGCCTCCTCGGCGACGCAGCAGCAGGCGATGTTTCTGACCCTCTTTTTCCTGATGTTTTTCCTGCTGATGTCCGGTTTTCTCTTCCCGATCGAGAACATGCCGAGAGTGATGCAGATGATCAGCCTGGTCAATCCGATGCGCTATTTCGTGCTGGTCGTACGCGAGCTTTTAATCAAGGGGGCGGGGTTGCACCATCTCTACACCCAGGGTCTGGCGCTGCTGGTTTTTGGTGCAGTGATCTTTTCGTTTGCGGTGCTGCGGTTTCAGAGTCGTGTTAAATAG
- the mutM gene encoding bifunctional DNA-formamidopyrimidine glycosylase/DNA-(apurinic or apyrimidinic site) lyase: MPELPEVETICRSLAPHITGKLLAGVEVSAPKLRRPLPSATVLRGLSNQRILALERRAKYLLWHLDGGGVLVIHLGMSGRLSYCNPPRPAEPHTHVIFHFTDGGELHFRDPRRFGSLDYAGPGEALEMAFLRDLGLEPLSPAFTPDFLRQRLASTQRTVKTLIMDQRVVVGVGNIYANEALFRAGLHPQRRGNSLSAQEGAALHAAVVQVLQEAVERGGTTLTDFRNAEGEPGFFQLDLAVYGRQQQPCPRCGREILRLVQGGRSSFFCETCQK; this comes from the coding sequence ATGCCGGAGCTTCCGGAAGTAGAGACGATCTGCAGGAGTCTGGCCCCGCACATCACCGGCAAGCTGCTTGCCGGGGTGGAGGTAAGCGCGCCCAAATTGCGCCGTCCCTTGCCCTCTGCGACCGTCTTGCGTGGGCTTTCCAATCAGCGCATTCTCGCTCTGGAGCGGCGGGCCAAGTATCTGCTCTGGCATCTCGACGGCGGCGGGGTCCTCGTTATTCACCTCGGCATGAGCGGGCGGTTGAGCTATTGCAATCCGCCGCGGCCGGCTGAACCCCATACCCATGTTATTTTCCATTTTACGGACGGTGGTGAACTCCATTTTCGGGATCCGCGGCGGTTTGGCAGTCTGGACTATGCCGGGCCGGGCGAGGCGCTCGAAATGGCCTTCCTCAGGGATTTGGGGCTTGAGCCCCTTTCACCGGCCTTCACACCCGATTTTCTCCGGCAACGTTTGGCATCGACGCAGCGGACGGTCAAAACCTTGATAATGGATCAGCGGGTGGTGGTTGGCGTGGGTAACATCTACGCCAATGAGGCGCTTTTCCGCGCGGGCCTGCATCCGCAGCGGCGGGGGAACAGCCTGAGTGCGCAGGAGGGCGCGGCGCTGCATGCCGCGGTCGTCCAGGTCTTGCAGGAAGCGGTGGAGCGCGGCGGTACCACCCTGACCGATTTCCGCAATGCCGAGGGAGAGCCGGGTTTTTTTCAGCTTGATCTGGCCGTTTATGGCCGCCAGCAGCAGCCTTGCCCGCGCTGCGGCCGGGAGATCCTCCGCCTGGTCCAGGGGGGACGCAGCTCGTTTTTCTGTGAAACCTGTCAAAAATAA
- a CDS encoding ABC transporter permease, with protein sequence MAKILSDKFFEQLGERTISFFTTVYDIAVLFIQSIKALPSLWFYRRQFLEQIYAFSVKTLPIAAVIAVFIGLGATVQSTYQSSELLTRAILVNVIFKTTILELCPIILSLVLAGKLGASLAAEIGSMKISEQIEALETMSLDPVGFLVVPRIVAGLLMLPVITIFANALAIFSSFFVSAVATDWISAQEFGSGMQMDFKAFELYFGNLIKPAVYGVLIALVGSYFGLRTTGGAKGVGTASTNAVVVSAVFIVIFDYYLGKLLL encoded by the coding sequence ATGGCCAAAATACTTTCCGACAAATTCTTTGAACAGCTGGGCGAGCGCACGATCTCGTTCTTCACCACGGTGTATGACATCGCTGTGCTTTTCATTCAGAGCATCAAGGCGCTGCCGTCGCTATGGTTCTACCGCCGTCAATTCCTCGAGCAGATCTATGCCTTCAGCGTCAAGACCCTGCCGATTGCGGCAGTGATCGCGGTCTTCATCGGTCTCGGGGCGACGGTGCAAAGCACCTATCAATCCTCCGAACTGCTCACTCGTGCAATCCTCGTCAATGTCATTTTCAAGACGACCATCCTCGAGCTCTGTCCGATCATCCTCTCCCTGGTGCTGGCCGGTAAACTGGGGGCCTCACTCGCCGCGGAGATTGGCAGCATGAAGATCTCCGAACAGATCGAGGCCCTTGAAACCATGTCGCTCGATCCCGTCGGTTTTTTAGTGGTACCGCGCATCGTCGCCGGCCTGCTGATGCTGCCGGTGATCACCATCTTCGCCAACGCCCTGGCGATCTTCAGCTCCTTCTTCGTTTCAGCGGTGGCCACCGACTGGATCTCGGCGCAGGAGTTCGGCAGCGGCATGCAGATGGACTTCAAGGCGTTCGAACTCTATTTTGGCAACCTGATCAAGCCGGCGGTGTACGGCGTCCTGATCGCCCTGGTGGGAAGCTATTTCGGGCTGCGAACCACCGGCGGCGCCAAAGGCGTCGGGACCGCCTCCACCAACGCCGTGGTGGTCTCGGCGGTTTTCATCGTCATCTTTGATTACTATCTGGGAAAACTTTTACTATGA
- a CDS encoding ATP-binding cassette domain-containing protein, whose product MITVRGVHKSFEEKEVLTGIDLDIPDNNNLVILGPSGQGKTVFIKTLVRLIEPDAGSIAYDGDDILKMSRKEWQAYQNHIAFVFQNSALFDFLDVRENLSLFLRMHKRLSPFQMYNEVSRAINFVGLGEDVLDKFPEELSGGMRKRVAIARAMIKRPKYIFYDEPTTGLDQNNAEKVSELILMLKNEIAATSIIVTHDIKLMRDVADRVALLREGNISFTGTKEEISAETLEFLYETRGEYDL is encoded by the coding sequence ATGATCACCGTGCGCGGCGTCCACAAGAGCTTTGAGGAGAAGGAGGTGCTGACCGGCATCGATCTGGATATTCCGGATAATAATAACCTGGTCATCCTCGGCCCGAGCGGACAGGGTAAAACGGTCTTCATCAAGACTCTGGTGCGGTTGATCGAGCCGGACGCGGGCTCGATCGCCTATGATGGAGACGATATTCTCAAGATGAGCCGCAAGGAATGGCAGGCCTACCAGAATCACATCGCTTTCGTTTTTCAGAATTCGGCTCTATTCGATTTTCTCGATGTGCGCGAAAATCTGAGCCTCTTTTTGCGCATGCACAAGCGATTGAGCCCGTTTCAAATGTACAACGAGGTGAGCCGGGCGATCAATTTTGTCGGCTTGGGCGAGGATGTCCTCGACAAATTCCCCGAGGAGTTGAGCGGCGGCATGCGCAAGCGCGTCGCTATCGCCCGCGCCATGATCAAGCGCCCCAAATATATCTTTTATGATGAGCCCACCACCGGACTGGACCAGAACAATGCCGAGAAGGTGAGCGAACTCATCCTCATGCTCAAGAACGAGATTGCCGCCACCTCCATCATTGTGACCCATGACATCAAATTGATGCGCGATGTGGCCGACCGGGTTGCCCTCCTCCGGGAGGGAAATATCTCATTTACCGGCACCAAGGAAGAAATTTCGGCTGAAACCCTGGAGTTTTTATACGAGACACGAGGAGAATATGACCTATAA
- a CDS encoding MlaD family protein, whose product MTYKKMSYISGVIIFFSAVILLWAILWLSGQRIISSSEYRVFFKFSDVVGLRDRSQVFMRGYRIGWTKGVRFEEDGVVVRVDIKDRFHIPIDSKIEINTLNLIGEKAITIEPGKSPKVLPAEGQLEGQNKDIMIVAKTMLMDLRSRMEGGELDQRIREASSSIKTMNEVLIKVDKKVDALDVPMYNRQIAEIGEAARSIRLAGSEATELAKESRGSVKQVEETAGKLSLLSDQLTGIATRLNSGEGSAGELLQNKEYVKNLNATVTELKLLIEDLKQNPDKYIKVSVF is encoded by the coding sequence ATGACCTATAAAAAGATGAGCTATATTTCCGGCGTGATCATTTTTTTCAGCGCCGTGATCCTGCTTTGGGCCATTCTGTGGCTCTCGGGCCAGCGGATCATCTCGTCGAGCGAGTACCGCGTGTTTTTTAAATTTTCGGATGTTGTCGGCTTGCGCGACCGCTCTCAGGTCTTCATGCGCGGCTATCGCATCGGCTGGACCAAGGGAGTGCGCTTCGAGGAGGATGGGGTGGTGGTGCGGGTCGATATCAAGGACCGCTTTCATATCCCGATCGATTCCAAGATTGAAATCAACACCCTCAACCTCATCGGCGAAAAGGCCATCACCATCGAGCCGGGTAAATCGCCGAAGGTGTTGCCGGCCGAGGGCCAGCTGGAAGGCCAGAACAAGGATATCATGATAGTCGCTAAAACCATGCTGATGGATCTTCGCAGCCGGATGGAGGGGGGTGAACTCGATCAGCGGATCAGGGAGGCCTCATCCTCTATCAAGACCATGAACGAGGTGCTCATCAAGGTCGATAAAAAGGTCGATGCCCTCGATGTCCCCATGTACAATCGCCAGATCGCCGAGATTGGCGAAGCCGCCCGAAGCATCCGGCTAGCGGGCTCGGAGGCGACCGAACTGGCCAAGGAGAGCCGGGGTAGCGTTAAGCAGGTTGAGGAGACCGCCGGCAAACTCTCCCTCCTCTCCGATCAGCTGACCGGGATCGCGACCCGGCTCAATAGCGGTGAGGGGTCAGCGGGCGAGCTGCTGCAGAATAAGGAATATGTCAAGAATCTCAATGCGACGGTGACCGAACTCAAACTCCTCATCGAGGATTTGAAGCAGAATCCGGACAAGTACATCAAGGTGTCGGTTTTCTAG